The Streptomyces cyaneogriseus subsp. noncyanogenus region GCGACGCGGTCGCCGTCGATGACGACGGCCGCGTCCCGGACCAGTCCGAGGGGGGACGTGTCGCCGAGGGAGGGGTCGTTGGTGACCAGCGTGGCGATGTTGGTGATGACGGTGCTGCTGCTCATGGCGTCCTTGGGGGTTCCCGGTCCGGGTGGGGAGGTCAGGGGCGCAGGGCCTCGACGGCCCGCGCGAGGGCACGTGGCACGTCGGGTACGAGGGTGTGCGCCCCGTCGCGTACGACGTGCCGGCCCGCGACGACGGTGTGCCGCACGTCCGCTGCCGTCGCCGCGAATACGGCCGTCTCGGCGCCGAGCCGCGGGGGCGGCCCCGCTGTCCTGACCGAGTCCAGCGCGAGGGTGGTCAGGTCGGCGCGGGCGCCCGGCTCGATGGTGCCCGTGTCGTCCCAGCCGAGGGCGGCGTGGCCGTCGGCGGTGGCCGCGCGCAGCAGCGCTTCGGCCGTCCAGTGGCCGCGGGTGCGGCTGCGCAGGCGCTCGTTCAGCTCCAGGGCGCGCGCCTCCTCCAGCAGGTCGATCACGGCGTGGCTGTCGGAGCCCAGGGAGAGCGGCGACCCGGCCCGCTGGAGGGCGACGGCGGGGCCGGTGCCGTCGGCGAGGTCCCGCTCGGTGGTGGGGCACATGCAGGTGCCGGTGCCGGTGGAGCCGATCAGTGCGATGTCCTCGTCGGTGAGGTGCGTGTTGTGGACGCCGGTGGTGCGGGGGCCGAGCACGCCGTGGTCGGCGAGGAGCCGCGCCGGGGTGCGGCCGTGGGCTTGGTGGCAGGCGTCGTTCTCGGCGGTCTGCTCGGACAGGTGCACGTGGAGCGGGGCCCGCCGCGCCTCGGCCCACCGCGCCACGGTCGCCAGTTGGCCGGCGGGCACGGCCCGTACGGAGTGCACGGCCGCCCCGATCCGTGCGTGATCCCGTTCCTTGAGAAGTGAACAGCGTTCCGCCCAGGCTTCCGCGGTCCCGTCGGAGAAGCGGAGCTGGTGGGCGTTGGGGGGCTGCCCGAAGCCGGCGGAGAGGTAGCAGGTGTCGAGGAGGGTGATGCGGATGCCGGCTTCGGCGGCGGCCTCGATGAGCGCCTCGCCCATCGCGTTGGGGTCGGCGTAGGGGGTGCCGCCGGGGGCGTGGTGGAGGTAGTGGAACTCGCCGACGGCGGTGATGCCGGCCAGGGCCATCTCGGCGTACACCGCCCGCGCGAGGGCGTGGTACGAGTCGGGGGTCAGCCGGTCGGCGACGGAGTACATGACCTCGCGCCAGGTCCAGAAGGTCCCGGAGCCGGCCTGGGCGGTGGCGCGCAGGGCGCGGTGGAAGGCGTGGCTGTGGGCGTTGGCCAGGCCGGGGAGGGTCAGGCCGCGCAGCGGCTCGGCACCGGGCGGCGGTGCGGTGACGCCGGTGCGGACGGTGGTGATCCGGCCGTCCGCGATGCCGAGGAGCACGCCAGGCTCGACGGGGGTCCCCGCGGCCGGGCCCGAGCCGGGCGCCGGGGGGAGGGTGCCGAGCCAGGCGTGCTCCAGCCAGTACGTCTGCGTGGGCGTGGGCGTCCGCGTCACGTGCAGGCCAGTCCTTCCAGTACGTCGGCGAGGGCGAGGACCCCGGCCACACAGTCGTCCTCGGCGGCGAACTCGGCCGGGGAGTGCGAGACCCCGGTGGGGTTGCGCACGAACAGCATGGCGGTCGGGACGCGTGCGGAGAGGATTCCGGCGTCGTGTCCGGCGCCGGTGCCGAGGACGGGGACCCTGAGGCCGGTGTCCTTGCCCAGGATGCGGGCGAGCTCGTCGCGCAGCGCGTGGTCGAACTCGACGACGGGGGTGAACGACTCGCGGACGACGTCCAGGCCGACACCGTGGGCGGCGGCGTGCTCGCGGGCGGCCTTCTCTATCCCGGTGACGACGGTGTCCAGGGTCTCCTGGTCGGCGGCGCGGGAGTCGAGCCAGCCGCGCACCAGGGAGGGGATGGCGTTGACGCCGTTGGGCTCGACGGCGATCTTCCCGAAGGTGGCGACGGCTCCGGCCAGGCGTGCCTCACGGCGGGCGGCGAGGACGGTCTCGGCGTAACCGAGCATGGGGTCGCGCCGGTCGGTGAGGCGGGTGGTCCCGGCGTGGTTGGCCGCGCCGCGGAAGTCGAACCGCCAGCGTCCGTGCGGCCAGATGGCGCTGGCGATGCCTATCCGGTCGCCGGACAGGTCCAGGGCGCGGCCCTGCTCGACGTGGAGTTCGACGAAGGCGCCGATGCGGGCGAGGCGTTCGGGGTCGGCCCCGATGGCGTCGGGGTCGTGTCCGGCGGCCTCCATCGCGCGCGGGAGGGTGACGCCGTCGCCGTCGGTCAGCCGGTGCGCCTGCGCGGGGGTGAGTTCCCCGGCGGTGAGCCGGGAGCCGACGCAGGCGAGCCCGAACCGGGCGCCCTCCTCGTCGCCGAAGTTGACGATGCCGACCGGCCTGGCGAACTGCGCTCCCCTGTCGCGCAGTTCGTCCAGGGCCGCGAAGGCGGACACCACGCCGAGGGGCCCGTCGAAGGCGCCGCCGTCGGGTACGGAGTCCAGGTGGGACCCGGTGACGACGGCGTCGCCGCCGGCCGGGTCGCCGAGCCAGGCCCACTGGTTGCCGTTGCGGTCCAGCTCGTAGGCGAGGCCGCGGTCGCGGGCCTGCTGCTCGAACCAGGCCCGGCACTCGCCGTCGGCGGGCGTCCAGGCGAAGCGGCGGTAGCCGCCGGAGGCGGAGCTGCGGCCGACCGGCAGCAGCTCCGCCCACATGCTGTGGAAGCTCACGCGTCGTCACCCTCGCGCATGGGGACGCGGACGCCCCGCTCCCGGGCGACGGAGTCCGCGATGTCGTATCCCGCGTCGACGTGCCGGATGACGCCCATGCCGGGGTCGTTGGTGAGGACGCGGCGGATCTTCTCCCCGGCCAGGGCGGTGCCGTCGGCCACCGTCACCTGTCCGGCATGGATCGAGCGGCCCATGCCGACGCCGCCGCCGTGGTGGATCGACACCCAGGAGGCGCCGGAGGCCACGTTCACCATGGCGTTGAGCAGCGGCCAGTCGGCGATGGCGTCGGAGCCGTCGAGCATGGCCTCGGTCTCGCGGTAGGGGGAGGCGACGGAGCCGCAGTCGAGGTGGTCGCGGCCGATGACGACGGGCGCGGCCAGTTCACCGCTCGCGACCATGTCGTTGAAGCGCTCGCCGGCCTTGTCGCGCTCGCCGTAGCCGAGCCAGCAGATCCGGGCGGGCAGGCCCTGGAAGTGGACCTTCTCGCCGGCCATCCTGATCCAGCGGGCGAGGGACTCGTTCTCCGGGAAGAGGTCGAGGACGGCCTTGTCGGTCTTGGCGATGTCGGCGGGGTCGCCGGACAGGGCGGCCCAGCGGAAGGGGCCCTTGCCCTCGCAGAACAGGGGGCGGATGTAGGCGGGGACGAAGCCGGGGAAGGCGAAGGCCCGGTCGTATCCGGCGAGCCGGGCCTCGCCGCGGATGGAGTTGCCGTAGTCGAAGACCTCGGCGCCGGCGTCCTGGAAGCCGACCATGGCCTCGACGTGGCGGGCCATGGACTCGCGGGCGCGGGTGGTGAAGCCGGCCGGGTCCTTGGCGGCGGCGTCGGCCATGTCCTCGAAGGCGACGCCGAGCGGCAGGTAGGACAGCGGGTCGTGGGCCGAGGTCTGGTCGGTGACGATGTCGATGGGGGCGCCCATGGCCAGCAGTTGCGGGACGATCTCGGCGGCGTTGCCGAGGACGCCGACGGACAGCGGGCGGCGGGCGTCGCGGGCCTCGACGGCGAGGCGGAGGGCGTGGTCGAGGGAGTCGGCCCGGACGTCGAGGTAGCGGTGCTCGATGCGGCGGTCGATGGCGCGGGGGTCGCAGTCGACGCAGAGGACGACGCCGTCGTTCATCGTCACGGCCAGGGGCTGGGCGCCGCCCATGCCGCCGAGGCCGGCGGTGAGGGTGATGGTCCCGGCGAGCGTGCCGCCGAACCTCTTGGCGGCGACGGCGGCGAAGGTCTCGTAGGTGCCCTGGAGGATGCCCTGGGTGCCGATGTAGATCCACGAGCCGGCCGTCATCTGGCCGTACATGGTCAGGCCGAGGGCCTCCAGGCGGCGGAACTCCTCCCAGGTGGCCCAGTCGCCCACCAGATTGGAGTTGGCGATGAGGACCCGCGGGGCCCATTCGTGGGTCTGCATGACACCGACCGGGCGGCCGGACTGGACGAGCATCGTCTCGTCCTGCTTGAGGCTCTTCAGCGTGCGGACCATGGCGTCGAAGGAGCGCCAGTCGCGGGCCGCCTTGCCGGTGCCGCCGTAGACGACGAGCTTGTCGGGGTGCTCGGCGACCTCCGGGTCGAGGTTGTTCTGCAACATCCGCAGGGCGGCCTCCTGCTGCCAGCCCAGGGCGCTCGGCCGCGTGCCGCGCGGCGCCCGGACCCCGCCGGGGGGCGGCCCGTAGGAGCCCGTGCCGGGGCGGTGGTGCGAGACGGGCGGGCGGGTTCCTGACATGTTCTGCCTCCTGGTGGCCTGCTCCCGGATCGCGGGCCGCGCGCTGTAGCCGCGACTATTCACATCCTGGACTCGTGAATAGAGCTAGTCAATACGGCGGTGCGCCGACGCGGACGTGTCGCGGATGTTTGGCTGGACGCGGGGGCGCGGGCAGCGCCGGAACGGGGGATGGTGAGGGCGTGGACACGAACATCGGACACCTGGACGGCACCGACGGCACCGAAGGCACGGGCGCCGAGCGGGCGGCCCGGCGGGACGCGGCGGTACGGGCGGCGGTGGAGCGGGGGCTGCTGGGGCCCGGGGCGCCCCTGGCCGGGCTGCTCGACGTCGTCGGCATCCGGGAGTCGGCGGCGGCGCTGCGGGCGGCGTTCGACGCGGTGGTGGCGCCGGGCACGCCGGTGCTGCACGCCTTCGCGGTGAAGGCCGCCCCGCTGGTGCCGGTGGTGCGGCTGCTGCACGCGCTGGGGCTGGGCGCGGAGGTGGCGAGCCCGGGCGAGCTGGCGCTGGCGCGGGCGGCGGGGGTGCCGCCGGAGCACACGGTCCTGGACTCGCCCGCCAAGACGCCGCAGGAGCTGCGCGAGGCGCTGGAGCTGGGCATCGCGGTGAACGCCGACAATCCGCAGGAGCTGGAGCGGATCGACGGCCTGATGCGGACCACCGGCAGCAGGTCCCCGCTGGGCGTCCGGGTCAACCCCCAGGTCGGCGGCGGCTCCATCGAGGCGCTGTCGACGGCGACGGCGACCTCCAAGTTCGGCGTGGCGCTGCGGGACGAGGGGGCCCGGGAGTGGGTGGTGCGGGCCTTCCTGGACCGGCCCTGGCTGACCCGGCTGCACACCCACACCGGCTCCCAGGGCATCCCGCCGGCGCTGATGGCCGAGGGCGTGGCGGCGGCGTACGCGCTCGCCGAGGAGATCAACGAGCGGGCCGGGCGGCGGCAGGTCGACACCGTCGACATCGGCGGCGGGCTGCCGGTGAACTTCACCTCCGACGAGACGTCACCGACGTACGCCGCGTACGCGCGGGAGCTGCGGGCGGCGGTGCCGGGCCTGTTCGACGGGCGGTACGGGCTGGTCACCGAGTTCGGGCGGTCGCTGCTGGCCAAGCACGGGACCCTGGTGGCGCGCGTGGAGTACGCCAAGAGCGCCGGGGGGCGTCCGGTCGCGGTCACGCACGCGGGGGTGCAGGTGGCGACGCGGACGGTGTACGCGCCGGGGGCGTGGCCGCTGCGGATCGCCGCGTACGACGCCGAGGGGCGGCCCAAGGACGGTCCGGACGTCGTGCAGGACGTGGCCGGTCCCGCCTGCTTCGCGGGGGACCTGCTCGCCACGGGACGGGCGCTGCCGCTGCTGCGCCAGGGCGACTACGCGGCGGCGCTGGACACGGGGGCGTACTACTTCGCGCACCACTACGGGTACAACTCGCTGGCCCGCCCCGGGGTGTACGGGTTCGCCCCGGACGGCGAGGGGGGCGTCGCCTTCGCGGTCGTGCGGGACCCGCAGCCGGTTCAGGAGATCGTGGCCGAGGCGGGAGGCGCCCACGCCGACGCCCTCACCTCCGCCCTCGCCCCGCGCGAGACCCGGCCCGCACGGGGCTGACACACCGGGCGGCCGGGCCCGGGGCGCCTGGGACCGCCGGGCCCGACCCCGCCGCCCGGACCGTCACCGGGCCGACCGGGACCGGCGTTCGCCCGGCGTTCGGGCCACCCAAGGCCGCCCGGACGGCCGGGACCGGAGGCCCCACCCGGGCCACGGGGGCGGCCGGTGCGGGGGCCGGTGCGGGCAGCCGGTGCGGGGCGCCGGGAGGGCGCGTGCCCGTCTCCCCTCGCGCCGAGCCGGCAAGCCGCCGGACCGCCCCTGCCGGACCGCCGAGCCACCGGGAGTCCCGGGGGCCGGGGCCCGGGGGCCGGGGCCGGCAGGCCGGGGGGCTCGGCGATCCGGGGGCCGTTCCGCCCGTGTCAGACCAGCGCCGCCATCTTGCGGGGCGCGCCTCCGGGGGCCGCGTCGCCCGCCGCGATGCCCGTGCTGCGGTACCCCTTGACCGCCTTGCCGACGGCGCCGCCGGCGTTCCTGCCGAGCCAGTCGACGCGCACCCACAGCAGGACGTCCGCGTCGCGTTCGAGGCGCCCGACCCAGGCGGCCTTCAGCCACAGACCGGCCCCGCAGCCGGCCAGCAGCATGCCGCCCGCGGCCGGCGCGGCGAACGCGCTGCCCACGGCGGCGAGAAAGGCGAGCAGCAGCCACCAGCGGTGGCCGTGGCGCCAGTTGCGGGCGGTCACCGCCCGGTCCTGGAGCACGTCGTGCTTGCCCGCGCGGGCCGCCGAGCGGGCCAGAGCGGCGTACCGCTTGCGCCGCGCGTACACCACCACGGCCAACGCGACGACGAACAGCGCCGCTCCGGCCGTCACACCGATCCTGCGTCCGGTCAGTCCCGGCACGCACACGCCGACACCCGCCGCGAGCACGCCCAGCCACCACAGCGGCGCCGCGCCCGCCCGCACGACGACGGCCACCCGAGCCAGCCCATGTCCACCGCGTGCCACGTCCAGCCTCCCGTCCCCGTCTGTGAATCGTCTGAGGGTCTTGCCGGCAGGCACGTTAGCGGGACAACGTGAGACGAATCTGAGAAGCGGCGCGCGTCCCGGGCCGTACCCTCACTCCACGAACAGCCCCCGCGCCGCCGCCTTCGCGTCGAACTCCTCCAGCCGCGCCTGGGCGTCCGGCAGGTCGTCGCACATCGCCTCCAGCAGGACCCGGCCGAGCAGCATCGGCGCGCAGGCGGTGTCGAAGACGAGCCCGGTGCCGACGGCGGCGGGCAGCAGCAGGTCGGACACCTTGGCGACCGGCGCGAAGGCCGAGTCCGCGACGGTGACGACGGTCAGCCCCGCCTCCTTGGCGTAGGCGAGGGTGTCGACGACCTCGCGGGGGTGCCGGGGCAGCGCGAAGCACAGCAGGGCCGTGGCCCCGGCGCGCACGGCGCCGTCGATGCGGTCCTGGAGCATGGTGCCGCCCTCGTGCAGCGGGCGGACGTCCGGGTGGACCTTGGCGGCGAAGTACGCGAAGCCGTACGCCTGGGAGGCCGCCGCCCGCAGCCCGAGGACCGGCAGGGGCCGGGAGGCGGCGAGCACCCGGCCCGCCTCCCGCACCGGCCGGGGGTCGGCCAGCACCTCCGCCAGATGGCGCAGGTTCTCGATCTCGGCCTCGACGGCCTGCTGGTACTCGTTGGGCGTGCCGGCCTCCGCGGCCGGTTCGGCGGGCGCGACCTCGCGCAGGTGGCGGCGGAGCGCCGGGTAGCCGTCGAAGCCGAGGGCGACGGCGAAGCGGGTCACGGACGGCTGGCTGACCCCGGCCAGTTCGGCCAGCTCCACGCTGGACAGGAACGGCACGTCGGCGGCGCGCCGCACCATGCTGT contains the following coding sequences:
- a CDS encoding formimidoylglutamate deiminase; this translates as MTRTPTPTQTYWLEHAWLGTLPPAPGSGPAAGTPVEPGVLLGIADGRITTVRTGVTAPPPGAEPLRGLTLPGLANAHSHAFHRALRATAQAGSGTFWTWREVMYSVADRLTPDSYHALARAVYAEMALAGITAVGEFHYLHHAPGGTPYADPNAMGEALIEAAAEAGIRITLLDTCYLSAGFGQPPNAHQLRFSDGTAEAWAERCSLLKERDHARIGAAVHSVRAVPAGQLATVARWAEARRAPLHVHLSEQTAENDACHQAHGRTPARLLADHGVLGPRTTGVHNTHLTDEDIALIGSTGTGTCMCPTTERDLADGTGPAVALQRAGSPLSLGSDSHAVIDLLEEARALELNERLRSRTRGHWTAEALLRAATADGHAALGWDDTGTIEPGARADLTTLALDSVRTAGPPPRLGAETAVFAATAADVRHTVVAGRHVVRDGAHTLVPDVPRALARAVEALRP
- a CDS encoding allantoate amidohydrolase encodes the protein MSFHSMWAELLPVGRSSASGGYRRFAWTPADGECRAWFEQQARDRGLAYELDRNGNQWAWLGDPAGGDAVVTGSHLDSVPDGGAFDGPLGVVSAFAALDELRDRGAQFARPVGIVNFGDEEGARFGLACVGSRLTAGELTPAQAHRLTDGDGVTLPRAMEAAGHDPDAIGADPERLARIGAFVELHVEQGRALDLSGDRIGIASAIWPHGRWRFDFRGAANHAGTTRLTDRRDPMLGYAETVLAARREARLAGAVATFGKIAVEPNGVNAIPSLVRGWLDSRAADQETLDTVVTGIEKAAREHAAAHGVGLDVVRESFTPVVEFDHALRDELARILGKDTGLRVPVLGTGAGHDAGILSARVPTAMLFVRNPTGVSHSPAEFAAEDDCVAGVLALADVLEGLACT
- a CDS encoding MurR/RpiR family transcriptional regulator — translated: MSVTDSPAARLQALFEGHRLTPTQRRIAHSMVRRAADVPFLSSVELAELAGVSQPSVTRFAVALGFDGYPALRRHLREVAPAEPAAEAGTPNEYQQAVEAEIENLRHLAEVLADPRPVREAGRVLAASRPLPVLGLRAAASQAYGFAYFAAKVHPDVRPLHEGGTMLQDRIDGAVRAGATALLCFALPRHPREVVDTLAYAKEAGLTVVTVADSAFAPVAKVSDLLLPAAVGTGLVFDTACAPMLLGRVLLEAMCDDLPDAQARLEEFDAKAAARGLFVE
- a CDS encoding diaminopimelate decarboxylase, whose protein sequence is MDTNIGHLDGTDGTEGTGAERAARRDAAVRAAVERGLLGPGAPLAGLLDVVGIRESAAALRAAFDAVVAPGTPVLHAFAVKAAPLVPVVRLLHALGLGAEVASPGELALARAAGVPPEHTVLDSPAKTPQELREALELGIAVNADNPQELERIDGLMRTTGSRSPLGVRVNPQVGGGSIEALSTATATSKFGVALRDEGAREWVVRAFLDRPWLTRLHTHTGSQGIPPALMAEGVAAAYALAEEINERAGRRQVDTVDIGGGLPVNFTSDETSPTYAAYARELRAAVPGLFDGRYGLVTEFGRSLLAKHGTLVARVEYAKSAGGRPVAVTHAGVQVATRTVYAPGAWPLRIAAYDAEGRPKDGPDVVQDVAGPACFAGDLLATGRALPLLRQGDYAAALDTGAYYFAHHYGYNSLARPGVYGFAPDGEGGVAFAVVRDPQPVQEIVAEAGGAHADALTSALAPRETRPARG
- the hutU gene encoding urocanate hydratase; translated protein: MSGTRPPVSHHRPGTGSYGPPPGGVRAPRGTRPSALGWQQEAALRMLQNNLDPEVAEHPDKLVVYGGTGKAARDWRSFDAMVRTLKSLKQDETMLVQSGRPVGVMQTHEWAPRVLIANSNLVGDWATWEEFRRLEALGLTMYGQMTAGSWIYIGTQGILQGTYETFAAVAAKRFGGTLAGTITLTAGLGGMGGAQPLAVTMNDGVVLCVDCDPRAIDRRIEHRYLDVRADSLDHALRLAVEARDARRPLSVGVLGNAAEIVPQLLAMGAPIDIVTDQTSAHDPLSYLPLGVAFEDMADAAAKDPAGFTTRARESMARHVEAMVGFQDAGAEVFDYGNSIRGEARLAGYDRAFAFPGFVPAYIRPLFCEGKGPFRWAALSGDPADIAKTDKAVLDLFPENESLARWIRMAGEKVHFQGLPARICWLGYGERDKAGERFNDMVASGELAAPVVIGRDHLDCGSVASPYRETEAMLDGSDAIADWPLLNAMVNVASGASWVSIHHGGGVGMGRSIHAGQVTVADGTALAGEKIRRVLTNDPGMGVIRHVDAGYDIADSVARERGVRVPMREGDDA